ATCCGCCATGGTGGCAATGTGTACCTAGTGGATGGCCGGCCTCTGGATCGCTCCAACTGGATGCGGTACGTGAACTGCGCACCCCAGCAAAGCCAGCAGAACCTGGTGGCGTTTGTGCGCCGGGGAGCCGTCCACTATCGCACGAACCGGGTGATAAATGCCGGAGAGGAGCTGTTCGTGTGGTACGGGGATGCATTCGCCAAACAGCTCGGTCTGATTAAAAACTCGGCCGTTCCCACGGCACGGAATAAGCAAGGTGCGAAAgattttgtttgcatctttccTGAACACTCTAAATGGGATAACGTATGTTCTGTTTTCAGATGTTTGCGTAAAGTCACAGTCCAAGAGGACACTGAATACAGTACTTTTATAAGCTTTCTTAGTGGCGAGACTTCAATGAATTCAGCCTGGTCGAGGAATAATGTACCGATGAAAAATCCAGTGTCAATCAAAGTAGAAATTATTTTAATTTTAAATGCATACTGGCTGTCGCACAAGAGCCTTATTTACAGAGACAGCAAGAATTGAAAGTAAGTAATACACTTGTAAAGTACATGTTCAGTTTAAGAAGGAAATCATTTCATTCTTCTGGGGACCAGGTTGTCATAATCAGCATACAAGTTTGCTTTCTATGGAAATTATACCAGCTGCTGGAACTATCTCGAAAAGGAAGCTACAGTTGATGACAACGGACGTGTTTAagcaaatataataataattatatttTTCAATTATTATTCTATTGGCTTAAGCACATCCATCGTGATCAATGGTAGCTTTCTTTTCGAGATAGTTTCAGCAGCTGGTATAaatctcttacttaccatcgtcatccatcattcttttttctcccctttccccacccccggtgtagagtagcaggctagagcataatatcgctcaggccgacctctctgcctttctacaaataaacctctctctcttaaatataattttttttacacTCAGGATGTATTAATTTTTATGTTCACTCTTTAAAATAAATAAGATGTACAACCAAATCTTGTAGTGTTGACTTATGGGGTCACCAACCTCTGTGCTGTACTGCTTAGGTGACTATAAAAACATACCTCGGTCATTGCTTAATTTTTCCTTACATTTGTCTTAGGGGCCAAGGAGGATGTGGCCACACCACAAGTGGTCTTCTCCTGCGAAGACTGTGGCGACATGTTCTCCGTGCAAAAAGTGCTGGACTACCACCGGCGATGCAAGCACCACCAAAGGCCTCAGGGAAAGCACAGATGCGCCCACTGTCCCTATTCCAGCAACAACAAGTGAGAAGAGATGTGGATTTTGCCGACTATCTGCTATGTAGTAGTTGTTTTGTTCGTCTGGTGTCGGCGCACTTATTCACTGGCTAGTGTGAAACTCGTACACTTTTGCTTTCACGATAGTATGTCCAGAATGCATAAATGTAATGTGCTTTGGCTGCAGGCATACATATTTCATCAGGTATTTGCATATATGAAAGCAAGGAAATGCACTTATGCATGGAATTAGTGCAAAAGTTTGAACAAACTGTACAGTCATTGCAGCAGGTATGCATTACTACAGCAGTGTTGGAAACGGCCAGTTCAAAAGACAACGAACAGTGGCAATAACCTGAACATGAGCACCAGTGTCTTAGCAAACTACTATCTGTGACATTTGAGAACAAGCTCTTGGAGTGTTTCCTCGGTATGATCAGTTTCACGATGCATTAATTTATGCACCATGTAGTTTATTGTTTGTAATATGAAAATGCAAGCTAAATTTTTAGCAGGTTACCTCTCATGACACTTTCATGTTGGGTAAACTCCAAGAAATACTTCCTTGCTTTGCATAAAACAAAAAATTTGTAGACACTAACGTTTAAAATTTCACATTGCTGTCAAATTTGGCATTACTCACACACGATAAACGATATATATTTCTGCTACCCTTTATCACACGCAACATAACATATTCATTTATTGCAGTAAGATTGGCAGGAGTCAATTGTAAAGTGAATGTATGTCCGAGTTTGTACAATAATAGAGAAATAAGACTTTTTCCTATATAATTACGCGAATGTTAATTTGTAGAATGCGATTTTTTATATATAAGTAAGCCGCTCTTATTAACACATATGATAAAAGTCTGACAGCTTTAGATGTTTCAGTTGCTCTTCATTAGCATCACATTAATAAAAATTATATGGGCAAACACACATTTTAGAGCACAATGAAGGTGCCATGTACCACACATCAGTAAAAATGTTTATTGCTCAGCAACAGTACCGCTGACACAGACTCTGAGCACGAGAAGTGCTCGTGAACCAGGTGTCCAAGTCATGACCTGCTAGTGTTCCTCATTGTTGCACATCTATTAAACTTTTAGCCATCTCATGTGAGCAGGACAACACCAGGACTTGTGCGCTTGTGAGTGAGATGGCACTTTCACTGAGAAGTGCTTTACATTTATTTGTGCACTGCTGCCAATCTTGCCATACAAGAAGCTGGCACAGCATGCATTCGACTATTTACACGACACTTATTGCTAAGAAGTTGGCTTATTGTTCACGTTATAACACAAGAAACAATGCCACAAATACATTATTTGCTTCTGCAAAACCTTACTACCAGTAATGAGCCGGTACACCTTACATTTCCCTTGAAATGCTCGTCTATCTAAATGCAAACATGTGAATCTTTGTAAATGGCACGTGGTGTGTTAACAATGTACTTTAAATATTATTTTTGTGTGTTATAATTTCCTACCTTCCGGAATCGAGACAACTTCGTGTGCAAAGAACAGTGTTAACCTGAGTACAATTTCTTCTTTGATAGATAACATTGAAAAAtcgtttctttttcgttctttctttcctttttttaaacaCATGAGACCTGGCTGGACGGTTAGAAAACTATAGATTGATTGCCTGATTCATGTCGTTTGAACCATTATTACAGAATCCGCATTAAGTGTGGCAAAATAGACCTAATACTAGGACCGGAGTAAATCTGCTCTGTTCCATCCCCTTTTCATTTCCATCCTTGCAGGCAACATGTGATCAAACACGAGAGGATCCACACGGGCGAGAGGCCATTCGTCTGCCACGTCTGCCGCAGGGGCTTCACGCAACGATCAGCCCTCAACAGCCACCTGCTTGTACACACGGCGGAGAGACCGTACGAGTGTCCAGACTGCGGCCAGCGGTTTACCCACTCGTCAACCATGGAGCAACACCAAAGAGCACTGCACTCTGGTAACAGTGCTCGACCCTACGTGTGTTCCCAATGTGGAAAGGGATTCACGCGTAGTTATTATCTCAGCACACACCTGCTAATCCACACGGGTGCAAAGCCGCACGCCTGCTCCGTCTGCGGGATGAGGTTCACACGGCACAGTACTGCCAAGAGACACGAGATCATCGTGCATGGTCGCCAGTACCCGCTTCACTGCCCGCACTGCGGCAAAGGGTGTTGGGACATGAGAGAAATGAGAAAGCACACGTTTGCTCGTCACTGTGACGACAACAAAGAAAACAGTGAAGCTTGAAGCAAAAAGCAGCCATGATGGAGAGTTGGACAACAAGAGAGACTTTGTGTGCAAGACCCGGAATGTTGAAGAACCAAAGGAAACAACAAAACCCGGTTGACATTTCTTGTAGATTCTAAATAAAAGCCAAACAACTATACCACTGTACCTTTACCACCATAGTACAGCAGGGCTGGGAAAGAGACacgtgagagggtaaaagcctagccaagccagggccaagtataggtgcccaccagctctgatgtgacccagccttgcgtgacttactgcaagctgcgctattttttaaaaataatgaaTCGTCAGCAACCTTTCAACCTTATCACCCATGACTTAGTGAAAAACACTAACTGTACCCATTTTGCATCAGAAGGAACTTTACTGTTAGGAGTTCTTACTGATTATGgcacaaattttttttatttcgtcatTTCACATTGGGAAATTCTTCGCCACCCAATCTAAAGTTGTCTTCGCACCTGTATATACTTTCAAAAAAGCTCTGAAATTTTTCCTTCTGTCATCATAATTCATTCAATTATATCTTTTATGTCCTCTTTAGCTTGTGTCACAGTTATTGTATTATTTTTGTTGATGCATTCATTACTGTTTTTTCTATAGCTTAGTTTTGCTGTAGTTGTTCACCACTGCTCCATTAATGTTTATTCTTTGCTTTTCCACATGCATTTTGTAATCCATGCATTTTTCATTATGGATCCCCCTACAATCTTTGTACGATGGGACACCAGTCTGTAAAAGGACTCCTGGCATATGGTGTAACGCTATTTcgcttcaaattaaaaaaaaagaaaaagaaaaaaaagggggaggggaggggggagagtaTCAAGGCTACCATGAGGAACTGTGTAAAGTGCTTCCGAGCAAATTGTTACGACTGTTACTGGCGAAGTGGGACAGAGACCTGAATGCAACTGTAAAAATGGTTAAACTCACCTACAAGCATCTGTCAGGCGATGCGATTTCAAAGCTATTGGAGGAGGTGCTTTTCTGTGGCTTCACATTGTGTAAATAATGACAATAACGCTTGACGCAGCCTccctcaatcttttttttttctcacaactGCAATTACTGTATTCAAACAGTAATGTGGCTGAATATACCTGGAACTAAAGGAATCTATCGGAAGATAGTTTTCCAAACAGCTAGACAACTATCATTATGATGTGTGCATTCGTAAGAAGGTTAACCTTATGTTTTTTTCCTCCCCCAAACAAGTACATCGAGCAAGGAAAGTAAACTAGCATAGTCAACAAAAGCGCTCACTGTATAGGCAATATGGTCACTCGATAAAGAACTCGCCAGTTCCCATATGACTCGAAACCAGCTCACAAAGGAGCGCTGTTCAGGCTCGTGTGTTCATATAGTGGCCCAATACCGAGCTCCTGGGTATTCATATCCTTGCAGGCAGTGTTGAAATTTCGTTTTATATCTTAGAAATAGAATGCACAACTCTCGCGTCAGTAAAATGTAAAGGCAAAGCATGGCCATTGCACGAAGCATGTGGATTCGGCCCCTCGTGCTTCTGTCCTGTAGCACACTGCAGTGGTGCAGAGAACTAGGTTTTGCACAACGGTTTCAGGCGATGTCACAGGCCACACCTTGCGCGTTTCCATCAAGGGGCTGCAACTGAACTCCTGCACACGCTACATGTGTAATCTCGATGACAAGGGCTCGGCAAAATATTGTAAAATCAATAACTGAAAGCAAAATGTAATCAATGTTAAGGTTCTTAATTACTGGCCGTTGCTAACTTTCTGAGAAGTTTTTTTACATACAGCGTGATATTGCAAGCAATTTGAGCAGCTATGTTCTCTTTCCCAGACTCCAACTTGATGCTAATGCCTCGATCCTGTCGGCCATGTTTACAAACGCTCACTGTTTTAATGAAGCAGCGCCGTGGTAGCACCGGTAGGGATCGTAGCACTAGTTGCAGAGATGTGATATCTATCCGCCGGCCATCACACTGTCACAGTCCACCGTACCGCTGATTGAAGAAGTTGTGAGCGGCTTTGGGATAGTCTTGCTTTGGAAATGTACTACAAGGATTTCTTTTCTACTGACACTGTCGTATCGCATCGCAGTATATTTTCAAATAGTCTGACAATACTTATTACAgtataaataacaataaaaagaaaatatgtaAAGTAAGAGCATGATTTGTTACTTTTTGTTATCTTAGCAGCCTGTGGATAAACAATAACATCAACTGCAAATGACATTTTTTATGGCCGTGTAGACCCTGACAGCAAGACTGCAATGACATTCGTTAGGAATGTAATTTCCCGCAAACAACATTACATGTGCCACGTGGCAGGGGTATTATTGAACTTTTTTTGTTCCACAAACAGCTTACGAGTGGAACTATTTTCCTGCCTTCATCATTGTCAAATCTGATTCCATAAGCACGGTtgctcaattaaaaaaaaaaagtgccgccTGTTGCGTTGTGCTGAAACGTATGGGCACAAGTGGGAATGCCGTGTTGACGGTTTCGTCCGTGTTGGCATGAGTAGACGTATAGTCACATGCCTTTAGAATAAAAATAGGACAAAAAACAAGGGTTCTAGTGAGTGCAAGACGCTGTATCCAGCCATATATGAGATGCCAAGGAGTCTTGGTGTGTTTGAACTACAAGAAAAGATGTCAACGTCCACTACCGAGAATTTCTGTATCACAATGAATGGTGTTAACCCTTCGAGATGGaattttcctgaaaaaaaaaaaaaaacttttccagATGGTCAAATTAGTTTATTGTAGATTTTGAACATATAAAATGTCTAATGTCGGGaagaaattgtaaaaaaaaatcaggaacagTATTTTGGTGTTAGCATCACTCAGAACTGCAAAATGTTCAATAGTATTTCAGAGTGTAGTATTCCTTGAAACTAAGTCTACGCACAGTGCCTTATTGCAGTCTGCACACAAAACAAAAGCAATTTTGAAGTCTGAAAAGTCATCACTGTTGGTGTCAAGAAAAGGGCGGTGCATTCGGCCATACCGCCACTTTGTCGTGCATGTGAAGAACTCGAAGGAAACCCAGTAAACAACGAGAGCGAGAATACGTCATGGGTGTCAGTGATCAACAAGCTAAGAGCAGTGCCAATAAAGATGGAAATCAACTTCTGCCGTTTGTTTAAGGGAAAGGCCAATAAAAGTAAAGATAAAAATCAAGTTTCACAAGCCTAACATGGGCAGCCCCTTTTGTGTGAAAGTGTCGGAGTGGTGATCTTGGAAAAGGTGTCAGCGTCTGATAGAACATAAGCAGGTAGGAAAGGCCCCGTCCAGAACACCAAAGGACAAGTGGCAATTACCTCTGCAGCTAAAGAAATACTCCCACCCACGTTCTCCGACAACGACCCATACCTCATCCTAAACCCGCATAAAGCGTCAATGTTTCTACGGAGTGAGTGCCTGCAAAGTGTTCGAGCACTGTCAGTACATAAGAAGGACATTGAAAGACATTATTTTTGGGCAAACTGCTGATTGAAATGAGAGGCTTGGGATAGCCAGGTCTTAATATGCATGCAGAACGAGCTGAGGACAGCCATTTCAAAATAGTTACGCCTGCCTGCAATCCACCCCTCTTTGTACGGCAAAGCTGTTTGTGGTACATAGAATTTGGTTTGCCGTACATAGAACATGTGGTCAGAATTTTTCATGTCGTCCATCAGCACATGAACAGCTAGCATCAGCTATGTCCAAGTACATGAACCTGAGCAGAGGAAAAAGCATACAAGGTAAGTAGAGGAGGCAGAGAAGA
The nucleotide sequence above comes from Rhipicephalus sanguineus isolate Rsan-2018 chromosome 8, BIME_Rsan_1.4, whole genome shotgun sequence. Encoded proteins:
- the LOC119401408 gene encoding histone-lysine N-methyltransferase PRDM9; its protein translation is MNYAECNSSEEESTDKPSSSSENSSSEFRYPRRQRKEVNYMECEEGPDDDYLFCDDCNMDYPGDCPVHGPLIQVKDTPVPLGDPQRANKTVPDGLCVGRSTIKGAQYGVFTLKRLSKRLCFGPYEGVRVGSSGANGYTWQIRHGGNVYLVDGRPLDRSNWMRYVNCAPQQSQQNLVAFVRRGAVHYRTNRVINAGEELFVWYGDAFAKQLGLIKNSAVPTARNKQGAKEDVATPQVVFSCEDCGDMFSVQKVLDYHRRCKHHQRPQGKHRCAHCPYSSNNKQHVIKHERIHTGERPFVCHVCRRGFTQRSALNSHLLVHTAERPYECPDCGQRFTHSSTMEQHQRALHSGNSARPYVCSQCGKGFTRSYYLSTHLLIHTGAKPHACSVCGMRFTRHSTAKRHEIIVHGRQYPLHCPHCGKGCWDMREMRKHTFARHCDDNKENSEA